The Parachlamydia acanthamoebae genome has a window encoding:
- a CDS encoding exodeoxyribonuclease V subunit gamma: MIHHSEHHVFFSNQVELLIHPLKQQLLGAHPFCRRLIIVPSPAMKSWVMFKMAEESGIAMGFETIYLDQGIQRLYQLIEPNQTLANHPSSFELTLALEVEVRQILMRCESLSSEEHELWKPLFGYLRFSPSIKTLSLKGEKRLISLVEKLAGLFLEYGIAGGEALEAWRQAPPSSWQVYLWKKIFERGNAYNWTYPYHYLNQISIPEKRIDQLQVHLFAMSYLPALYHNFLQKIAQAISVSFYLLSPCEAFWSDACSDKESKRMQRYWKKQDAPEAQQVALEELLRDKNPLLANFGRLGREMAVAVEDSNVRTSACYTLPARALDFPCYEESITSDILLHSSDRPYLTLLQAVQTDMVLFRNPDHTPPLDLSENDSTIQIHATPSLLREVQILHDNLIRLIHNAPKENPLSPNEWVVMAPDIRIYAPFIKMVFSNPNSPLDYKMMDAKLPEQNLYIQSFLHLLKLSSSRWDTVSLLTLFDYLPFRNKWGLHFEDIDQIRTWIKETGIRWGMDIAHRQMILKQDHCAHTLVDENPAGTWEHGFQMLLKGLILEENDTILSVDITQSTLLGKWIYIVRSLHQDLIPLNDGSERTIQEWGTYLQHLSNFYLLPELSEHQELLEHLLHPFFKGFLPQHTFSFKTIQPILLSLFKKEDVSYRETSLRAVKFCSMLPMRAIPAKGIALLGLEEGAFPRFLPESSLHLLAFHPQADYSPSQIDFDRYLFLETLTSAREYLLLSYQAFSSTGKEQPPSLLVQELMSYLDKSYRLGDTCPSKRCFFKHPFHGYNPQYFDNSSLNSFSQENYRSALASLKTEKTSKHCFIPKFLSLRTPLCLEEEHILEIRQLIALARNPFEHYFNKRLGIYLEKEESRKIPDDDLFSLTSLSKASLKKEALKHPLDALLTQNEIKGRLPFGYFKALSLDQLKKEIEQNKSLLLNCGIALDQIFQIELTDAVSEPTQIHPACWLLPPLELTYQVDKRIKIVGILPEVTPQGLLAFIRDEKKEVIKAWPAYLILNCLANVYPDMFGKHLIFAKSGSIKAPFFDQPFTLLEHFLDYYFICQTHVSPLLPEWIPDMIENPKSCQLKIQKSLTGHFSLYNDYVNWMTRGDVDLDYVSLVSEWQELATAYFSPIYTHWYATKRKGDADV, encoded by the coding sequence ATGATCCATCATTCTGAACATCATGTATTTTTTAGTAACCAAGTCGAATTGCTAATTCACCCCCTAAAGCAGCAATTACTTGGAGCCCACCCATTTTGTCGTCGCTTAATCATTGTACCCAGCCCCGCCATGAAATCTTGGGTCATGTTTAAAATGGCAGAGGAGTCTGGCATTGCGATGGGATTTGAAACCATTTATCTCGATCAGGGCATCCAACGCCTATACCAGCTCATTGAACCAAATCAAACCTTAGCTAATCATCCTTCTTCATTTGAACTCACTTTAGCCCTAGAGGTAGAAGTTCGACAGATTCTCATGCGTTGTGAAAGCTTGAGCTCTGAGGAGCACGAGTTGTGGAAGCCGCTATTTGGCTACTTAAGATTCTCTCCATCAATCAAAACTCTATCTCTTAAAGGAGAAAAAAGACTCATTTCATTAGTGGAAAAATTGGCTGGTCTCTTTTTGGAATATGGGATTGCCGGTGGAGAAGCTCTAGAAGCTTGGCGACAAGCTCCCCCTTCTTCTTGGCAGGTTTACTTGTGGAAAAAAATTTTTGAAAGAGGAAATGCCTATAATTGGACATATCCTTATCACTATCTCAACCAAATCTCCATTCCTGAAAAACGGATCGATCAACTTCAAGTCCATCTATTCGCGATGAGCTATCTTCCCGCTCTGTATCACAATTTTTTGCAAAAAATTGCACAAGCCATTTCTGTTTCTTTCTATTTGCTATCCCCTTGCGAAGCTTTTTGGAGCGATGCCTGCTCGGATAAAGAAAGTAAAAGAATGCAACGTTATTGGAAAAAACAAGATGCTCCAGAAGCTCAACAAGTAGCCTTAGAAGAACTCTTGCGAGATAAAAACCCTCTATTAGCCAATTTTGGACGTCTTGGTCGTGAAATGGCTGTTGCTGTAGAGGATTCCAATGTTCGAACCTCGGCCTGCTATACACTTCCTGCACGTGCGCTGGATTTTCCCTGCTACGAAGAAAGCATCACATCCGATATTCTTCTCCACTCCTCTGATAGACCCTATTTAACCTTACTGCAAGCCGTTCAAACGGATATGGTGCTTTTTAGAAATCCCGATCATACACCTCCGTTGGATCTCTCCGAAAATGATTCCACCATTCAAATCCACGCCACCCCTTCTCTGTTACGTGAAGTACAGATTTTGCACGATAATTTGATTCGCCTCATTCACAATGCCCCTAAAGAAAATCCTCTCTCTCCAAATGAATGGGTCGTCATGGCTCCCGACATTCGCATATATGCGCCTTTTATCAAAATGGTATTCAGCAATCCCAACAGCCCTCTTGATTACAAAATGATGGATGCCAAACTCCCCGAACAAAATTTGTATATCCAAAGCTTTTTGCACTTGCTAAAGCTGTCCTCCTCTCGTTGGGACACTGTTTCCTTACTCACATTATTTGATTACCTCCCATTTCGAAACAAATGGGGACTTCATTTTGAAGATATCGATCAAATTCGCACGTGGATTAAGGAAACGGGCATACGGTGGGGAATGGATATTGCGCATCGTCAGATGATTCTCAAACAAGACCACTGTGCTCATACGCTTGTCGATGAAAATCCTGCGGGGACTTGGGAGCACGGATTCCAAATGCTTCTAAAAGGTCTTATTTTAGAAGAAAACGATACTATTTTATCTGTTGACATTACGCAAAGCACCCTTTTGGGAAAATGGATTTATATTGTCCGTTCTCTCCATCAAGATTTAATCCCTCTCAATGATGGATCTGAACGCACAATCCAAGAGTGGGGAACTTATTTACAACATCTGTCCAATTTTTATCTCCTTCCAGAGCTTTCTGAACATCAAGAATTATTGGAACACCTACTTCACCCTTTTTTTAAAGGCTTTTTGCCGCAACACACGTTTTCATTCAAAACAATCCAACCTATCTTGCTTTCTTTATTCAAAAAAGAAGATGTTTCTTACCGAGAAACCTCCTTACGTGCTGTTAAGTTTTGCTCCATGCTCCCGATGCGAGCCATTCCGGCAAAAGGCATTGCATTATTAGGTTTAGAAGAAGGCGCCTTCCCTCGATTTTTGCCAGAATCCTCCCTGCATCTTTTAGCTTTTCATCCACAGGCGGATTACTCTCCTTCGCAAATTGACTTTGATCGTTATCTTTTTCTTGAAACGCTCACCTCTGCTCGGGAATACTTGTTGTTGAGCTACCAGGCTTTTTCTTCGACAGGAAAAGAGCAGCCTCCTTCCCTCCTTGTTCAAGAACTCATGAGCTATTTAGATAAAAGTTATCGTCTGGGAGACACATGTCCCTCCAAGCGATGTTTCTTTAAGCATCCGTTTCATGGATACAATCCGCAATATTTTGATAATTCCTCTCTCAATAGCTTTTCACAAGAGAATTACCGCTCTGCGCTTGCTAGCCTTAAAACCGAAAAAACCTCAAAACACTGCTTCATTCCTAAATTTCTTTCTTTGCGAACTCCTCTTTGCCTTGAAGAAGAACACATACTTGAAATTAGACAACTCATTGCCCTGGCACGCAATCCTTTTGAACATTATTTTAATAAGCGATTAGGCATTTACTTAGAAAAAGAGGAGTCGAGAAAAATCCCTGATGACGATCTCTTTTCGTTAACATCTCTTTCTAAGGCATCCTTAAAAAAAGAGGCTTTAAAACACCCTTTAGATGCTTTATTGACGCAGAATGAAATTAAAGGACGTCTTCCTTTCGGATATTTTAAAGCACTATCCTTAGATCAGCTCAAAAAAGAAATAGAACAAAATAAAAGCTTATTGCTGAACTGTGGGATTGCCTTAGATCAGATTTTCCAAATTGAACTTACAGATGCCGTTTCCGAACCGACTCAAATTCACCCAGCATGCTGGCTTTTACCACCTCTAGAATTAACCTATCAAGTCGACAAAAGAATTAAAATTGTAGGAATTCTTCCAGAAGTTACCCCTCAAGGTCTTTTGGCTTTTATTCGCGATGAAAAAAAGGAAGTGATCAAAGCGTGGCCCGCCTATCTCATTCTCAATTGTCTTGCTAACGTCTATCCAGATATGTTTGGAAAACACCTAATTTTCGCCAAAAGTGGCAGCATTAAAGCGCCTTTTTTTGATCAGCCTTTCACACTCCTTGAACACTTTTTAGACTACTATTTTATTTGCCAAACACACGTCTCTCCCCTACTTCCTGAATGGATTCCCGACATGATAGAAAATCCAAAATCGTGCCAACTCAAAATCCAGAAAAGTTTAACGGGGCATTTTAGCCTCTATAATGACTATGTAAATTGGATGACAAGAGGAGATGTTGATTTAGACTATGTCTCGCTTGTCTCTGAATGGCAAGAATTAGCAACCGCTTACTTT